Proteins from one Neodiprion fabricii isolate iyNeoFabr1 chromosome 5, iyNeoFabr1.1, whole genome shotgun sequence genomic window:
- the LOC124183088 gene encoding complement component 1 Q subcomponent-binding protein, mitochondrial, giving the protein MNGIVRTALRASTLKGLTQSTVVVGGTARRDFARTMWNMCSRQNELAPLTSYKIQNPSDFCSCGCSRKAHTKAEKELGLFLAEEIVAEKKAQKMKTIPTELDGFKISLDGAEVTLTKKHGDETITINFNVNHTVDSDSEPDIDTPEDKAEFGEMKSKPSFEVDIERGNQTLGFTCSFNNEPQASGADDGYNDIFGIDEITLYEGEHNDKIYAVAGDVIDGYLYDLLMNYLEEKGVSNEFAEKLIELSTTYEHTAYISLLEGLSKFTSGK; this is encoded by the exons ATGAACGGAATAGTCAGAACCGCTCTGAGGGCCTCAACTCTCAAGGGATTAACACAATCTACCGTTGTTGTCGGCGGCACGGCACGAAGGGATTTCGCAAGAACGATGTGGAACATGTGCAGCCGGCAAAACGAACTTGCACCACTAACgagttacaaaattcaaaatcccAGCGATTTTTGCAGCTGCGGCTGCTCCCGAAAGGCACACACCAAAG CGGAGAAAGAATTGGGACTCTTTTTAGCTGAGGAAATTGTTGCGGAAAAGAAGGCACAAAAAATGAAGACCATTCCCACAGAGTTAGACGGCTTTAAGATATCGTTAGATGGAGCGGAGGTTACGCTCACCAAAAAACATGGAGATGAAAC cATAACGATAAATTTCAATGTCAATCATACTGTCGATTCTGATTCTGAACCTGACATTGACACCCCAGAGGACAAGGCTGAATTTGGAGAAATGAAAAGCAAGCCAAGCTTCGAAGTTGATATTGAAAGAGGAAATCAAACTCTAGGGTTCACATGTTCATTCAATAATGAACCGCAAGCTTCTGGTGCCGATGATGGCTAca ACGATATCTTTGGCATAGACGAAATAACATTGTACGAAGGAGAAcacaatgataaaatttatgcTGTCGCTGGTGATGTTATTGATGGC TATCTTTATGATTTACTGATGAACTATCTTGAGGAGAAAGGAGTGTCAAACGAATTTGCTGAGAAACTGATTGAGCTGAGTACGACCTATGAACATACGGCATACATCAGTTTACTCGAAGGTCTCTCAAAATTCACATCTGGAAAATAA